From Methanococcus maripaludis, the proteins below share one genomic window:
- the mfnE gene encoding [5-(aminomethyl)furan-3-yl]methyl phosphate kinase produces the protein MVVVYVVKIGGSLTNNAVNILENLKKSGEKVVIMPGGGNFANVVRNLHENEKINDISAHKLATMCTDITGTYFSEISGIKTADNLFDAKKILRDESIVIILPSNIILSTDELPYSWEVTSDSFAAYIAKLLNSKTLIIATDVDGIYDKYPEGKLLNTINTKTIKGFTSVDKHLPKLISEYGIKCFVVNGNHPERINNIFKGVVDTYTKITLK, from the coding sequence GTGGTAGTCGTGTACGTTGTAAAAATTGGCGGAAGTTTAACGAATAACGCAGTGAATATTCTTGAAAATCTTAAAAAATCGGGAGAAAAAGTTGTAATTATGCCTGGCGGGGGAAATTTCGCAAATGTGGTTCGAAATCTTCATGAAAATGAAAAAATTAATGATATTTCTGCACATAAACTTGCAACAATGTGTACGGATATAACTGGAACCTATTTTTCCGAAATTTCGGGGATAAAAACAGCAGATAATCTGTTTGATGCAAAAAAAATCCTGAGAGATGAAAGTATAGTTATAATACTTCCATCAAATATTATACTTAGTACTGATGAACTGCCCTATTCTTGGGAAGTTACTTCGGATTCATTTGCAGCATATATAGCAAAATTATTAAACTCTAAAACACTAATTATAGCCACCGACGTCGACGGAATTTATGATAAATATCCTGAGGGAAAACTATTAAATACAATAAATACAAAAACGATTAAAGGTTTTACGTCTGTGGATAAACACCTACCAAAACTTATATCCGAATACGGCATTAAGTGCTTTGTTGTTAACGGAAATCATCCTGAGAGAATAAATAACATTTTTAAAGGCGTAGTAGATACGTATACGAAAATAACCTTGAAATAA
- a CDS encoding 30S ribosomal protein S3 has protein sequence MIERTFVGENVSETLIDEYFKTKLVRAGYSHIDFKKTPIGTRITVFAEKPGFVIGRKGKMVKELTETLATEYSVKNPQIEVKQVENPDLDPAVVGHKIASSLERGMHFRKTAHSAIRRVMGSGAKGVAIIVSGKLSGERSRTEKFMDGYMKHCGEPAEALVNKSHQLAKLKLGIVGVTVKIMRPDVSLPDEIVISSGEIKEVSEISEVSQE, from the coding sequence ATGATTGAAAGAACATTTGTTGGAGAAAATGTTTCCGAAACATTAATCGACGAATACTTTAAAACTAAATTAGTTAGAGCAGGATACAGCCACATCGATTTCAAAAAAACACCAATTGGAACAAGAATAACTGTATTCGCTGAAAAACCAGGTTTCGTTATCGGAAGAAAAGGAAAAATGGTTAAAGAATTAACTGAAACACTCGCAACAGAATACTCAGTTAAAAACCCACAAATTGAAGTTAAACAGGTTGAAAACCCAGATTTAGACCCTGCTGTTGTTGGACACAAGATCGCATCTTCATTAGAAAGAGGAATGCACTTTAGAAAAACAGCTCACTCAGCAATAAGAAGAGTTATGGGTTCAGGCGCTAAAGGTGTTGCAATCATAGTTTCTGGAAAATTATCCGGAGAAAGGTCAAGAACTGAAAAGTTCATGGACGGATACATGAAACACTGCGGTGAACCTGCTGAAGCACTTGTAAACAAGTCACACCAATTAGCAAAATTAAAACTCGGTATTGTTGGAGTTACTGTAAAAATAATGAGACCTGACGTATCATTACCTGATGAAATTGTAATTTCATCCGGCGAAATCAAAGAAGTTAGTGAAATTAGTGAAGTATCCCAAGAATAA
- a CDS encoding 50S ribosomal protein L5 gives MSFQEVWEKEPMKKPRIQKVTVNFGVGEAGDRLTIGAKVIEELTGQSPVRTLAKQTNPAFGIRKKLPIGLKVTLRGKKAEEFLKNAFTAFKACGKTLFASSFDQVGNFSFGVPEHIDFPGQKYDPSVGIYGMDICVTFEKSGYRVKSRKVKRSHIPEKHLVTKDEAIEYIQAKFDTEVVRE, from the coding sequence ATGTCATTCCAAGAAGTTTGGGAAAAAGAACCTATGAAAAAACCAAGAATCCAAAAAGTCACCGTAAACTTCGGTGTAGGTGAAGCTGGAGATAGGTTAACAATAGGTGCAAAAGTTATTGAAGAACTCACCGGCCAATCACCAGTAAGGACTTTAGCTAAACAGACAAACCCTGCATTTGGTATCAGAAAAAAATTACCAATTGGATTAAAAGTAACATTAAGAGGAAAAAAAGCTGAAGAATTCCTCAAAAATGCGTTCACTGCTTTCAAAGCATGTGGTAAAACACTCTTTGCGTCATCATTTGACCAGGTTGGAAACTTCTCATTTGGTGTTCCTGAACATATTGACTTCCCCGGTCAAAAATACGACCCATCAGTTGGAATCTATGGTATGGATATCTGTGTAACCTTTGAAAAATCAGGATACAGAGTAAAATCAAGAAAAGTAAAAAGAAGCCACATTCCAGAGAAACACTTAGTTACCAAAGACGAAGCTATCGAATACATCCAAGCTAAATTCGATACTGAAGTAGTTAGGGAATAA
- a CDS encoding 30S ribosomal protein S8: MSLMDPLANALNHVSNCESVGKNVAYLKPASKLIGRVLNVMQDQGYIGNFEYIEDGKAGVYKVDLIGQINKCGAVKPRYAVKNHDFEKFEKRYLPAKGFGLLIVSTPKGLMTHDEARNAGVGGRLISYIY; the protein is encoded by the coding sequence ATGAGTTTAATGGACCCTCTTGCAAACGCATTAAACCACGTATCCAACTGCGAAAGTGTGGGTAAAAACGTAGCTTACTTGAAACCTGCTTCAAAATTAATTGGAAGAGTTCTAAATGTTATGCAGGATCAAGGATACATTGGAAACTTCGAATACATTGAAGATGGAAAAGCAGGAGTCTACAAAGTTGATTTAATCGGACAAATCAACAAATGTGGGGCTGTAAAACCAAGATACGCTGTTAAAAACCACGACTTCGAAAAATTCGAAAAAAGATACTTACCGGCTAAAGGTTTCGGATTGTTAATCGTAAGTACCCCAAAAGGATTAATGACACACGACGAAGCTAGAAACGCTGGAGTAGGTGGAAGATTAATTTCTTACATATACTAA
- a CDS encoding zinc finger domain-containing protein has protein sequence MKQKCTSCNAEIAARENATKFLCPNCGKAEIIRCEKCRKLSNGYSCPVCGYEGP, from the coding sequence ATGAAACAAAAATGTACTTCTTGCAATGCAGAAATTGCAGCTAGAGAAAATGCTACAAAATTCTTGTGCCCTAACTGTGGAAAAGCAGAAATCATAAGATGCGAAAAATGCAGAAAATTAAGCAACGGATACAGTTGCCCAGTATGTGGATACGAAGGTCCTTAA
- the rnp1 gene encoding ribonuclease P protein component 1, which produces MKLSQNILRHELIGLNLEVVKSTDSGLISTKGRVINETRNTLVLEKENGKEITLVKEISTFRIQFESENVVKIDIDGRLLVGRPEDRLKRKIKQLYSY; this is translated from the coding sequence ATGAAATTGTCACAAAATATATTGAGACATGAACTAATTGGATTAAACCTTGAAGTTGTAAAATCTACAGATTCTGGTTTGATTTCAACAAAAGGTAGAGTAATTAACGAGACTAGAAATACGCTAGTTCTTGAAAAAGAAAACGGCAAGGAAATTACCCTCGTAAAAGAAATTTCAACATTCAGAATTCAATTTGAGTCTGAAAATGTTGTAAAAATCGATATCGATGGAAGACTACTTGTTGGACGACCTGAAGACAGGTTAAAAAGAAAAATAAAACAACTCTACTCGTACTAA
- a CDS encoding 50S ribosomal protein L6: MPVAALIREEIEIPENVNVEINGSTVVVKSGAKELKRELMYPGIEISTEDGKVVIECAFPRKAQTAIVGTYRSHIQNMITGVTDGFEYKLVIRYAHFPMKVSAKGNTVMIDNFLGEKYTRTAKIMDGVTVKVSGEDVVVSGANKEFVGQTAANIEQATKVKGRDTRIFQDGIYIVEKAGKVL; the protein is encoded by the coding sequence ATGCCAGTTGCAGCTTTAATAAGGGAAGAAATCGAAATTCCTGAAAACGTCAACGTTGAAATTAACGGCAGCACAGTTGTTGTTAAATCTGGTGCAAAAGAACTTAAAAGAGAATTAATGTACCCAGGAATTGAAATAAGCACAGAAGACGGAAAAGTTGTTATTGAGTGTGCATTCCCAAGAAAAGCACAAACCGCAATTGTTGGAACCTACAGATCACACATTCAAAACATGATCACAGGTGTTACTGACGGATTTGAATACAAATTAGTAATCAGATACGCTCACTTCCCAATGAAAGTTAGTGCTAAAGGAAACACTGTAATGATTGACAACTTCTTAGGAGAAAAATACACTAGAACTGCTAAAATCATGGATGGAGTCACTGTAAAAGTTAGTGGTGAAGACGTGGTTGTAAGTGGAGCTAACAAAGAATTTGTTGGTCAAACCGCTGCAAACATCGAACAAGCTACTAAAGTTAAAGGAAGAGACACAAGAATATTCCAAGATGGCATCTACATTGTAGAAAAAGCAGGGAAAGTATTATAA
- a CDS encoding 50S ribosomal protein L32e, producing the protein MSEFKRLMRLKLKMKQKRPEFKRQDWFKCSRIGTSWRRPFGKHSGMRIGLTHRAAVVNTGYRGPVLVRGLHPSGLQDILVNNVKELVALNPEVQGARIAATVGKRKRIEIVKKANELGIRVFNVSKQKQEEFLSL; encoded by the coding sequence ATGAGTGAATTCAAAAGATTAATGAGATTAAAACTCAAAATGAAACAAAAAAGACCTGAATTTAAAAGACAGGACTGGTTCAAGTGTTCAAGAATTGGAACTAGCTGGAGAAGACCTTTCGGTAAACACAGCGGTATGAGAATAGGATTGACACACAGAGCTGCTGTTGTTAACACAGGCTACAGAGGACCTGTTCTTGTTAGAGGTTTACACCCATCAGGTTTACAAGATATTCTTGTTAACAATGTAAAAGAATTAGTTGCATTAAACCCTGAAGTTCAAGGCGCAAGAATTGCAGCTACCGTTGGTAAAAGAAAAAGAATAGAAATCGTTAAAAAAGCTAATGAATTAGGAATTAGAGTGTTTAACGTATCCAAACAAAAACAGGAAGAATTCTTAAGTTTATAA
- a CDS encoding 30S ribosomal protein S14 — MTKTPFKTKYGQGSKVCKRCGRKGPGIIRKYGLNLCRQCFRELAPKLGFKKYD, encoded by the coding sequence ATGACAAAAACACCATTTAAGACAAAATACGGCCAAGGTTCAAAAGTTTGCAAAAGATGCGGAAGAAAAGGGCCAGGAATCATCAGAAAATACGGATTAAATTTATGCAGACAATGCTTCAGAGAATTAGCACCAAAACTAGGATTTAAAAAGTACGATTAA
- the rplX gene encoding 50S ribosomal protein L24: MVLTNSKQPRKQRKALYNAPLHLRNSVMSAMLAKELKEKYAKNSLPVKKGDTVKVLRGNFKGIEGEVSKVDYAGYKIIVEGVVNKKQDGNETAYPIHPSNVMITKLDESDEKRFKNSSN; encoded by the coding sequence ATGGTTTTGACAAACTCAAAACAGCCAAGAAAACAAAGAAAAGCACTCTACAACGCACCATTACATTTAAGAAATAGCGTTATGTCTGCAATGCTAGCAAAAGAATTAAAAGAAAAATACGCTAAAAACTCCCTTCCTGTGAAAAAAGGAGATACTGTAAAAGTACTCAGAGGAAATTTCAAAGGAATTGAAGGGGAAGTTTCAAAAGTTGACTACGCAGGATACAAAATCATTGTTGAAGGAGTAGTTAACAAAAAACAAGATGGAAATGAAACAGCATATCCAATTCATCCATCAAATGTTATGATTACCAAATTGGACGAATCAGACGAAAAGAGATTTAAAAATTCAAGTAACTAA
- a CDS encoding M20 family metallo-hydrolase, with translation MKSILDETIELSSDLISINSVNPTFGGIGEKEKSIYIKNKLKEYRYMYSIKNCEIIEYNSVDSDGIERPNIVSKYDFGKKDTLTIISHMDIVPEGDLSLWNSNPFKAEIKDGIIYGRGSEDNHKGIVSSFLLLKMIFEEKIDPKYNLNLIFVADEEDGSKYGLSYLVNNFEDELFGSKDLIIVPDFGMPEGEFIEIAEKNILWIKFKITGKQCHGSVPENGINADLIAFSFGKGLYDKLYGKYTGINPIFNPAFSTFEPTILKNNIENINTIPGYVELNFDCRIIPKYDPKEILNDIENYIEVFKNEIEKHILHFDISEKENISITYEILKLEKAEETKKDSEVVKKLGSAIKNVLNKEPILCGMGGGTVAAFLREKEYNTAVWGIGDETAHQPNEHVKIENLIKMAEVYLDILK, from the coding sequence ATGAAAAGTATTTTGGATGAAACTATTGAACTTTCTTCTGATTTAATATCTATAAACTCAGTAAATCCAACTTTTGGTGGAATTGGGGAAAAAGAAAAGTCAATTTACATAAAAAATAAGCTAAAAGAATACCGTTATATGTATTCGATAAAAAATTGCGAAATAATCGAATACAATTCAGTTGATTCAGACGGAATTGAAAGGCCAAATATCGTTTCAAAATACGATTTTGGAAAAAAGGATACCTTAACAATAATTTCACACATGGACATAGTTCCTGAAGGGGACCTTAGCCTCTGGAACTCCAACCCATTCAAAGCCGAAATAAAAGACGGAATAATTTATGGGAGAGGCAGTGAAGACAACCATAAAGGAATAGTTTCATCGTTTTTGCTTTTAAAGATGATTTTTGAAGAAAAAATCGATCCAAAATATAATCTAAATCTAATTTTTGTAGCTGACGAAGAAGACGGCAGTAAATACGGTCTATCTTACCTTGTAAATAATTTTGAAGATGAACTTTTCGGCTCAAAAGATTTAATAATTGTTCCAGATTTTGGAATGCCTGAAGGAGAATTTATTGAAATTGCTGAAAAAAACATACTATGGATAAAGTTTAAAATTACTGGAAAACAGTGCCATGGAAGTGTTCCTGAAAATGGAATAAACGCAGATTTAATCGCATTTTCATTTGGAAAAGGACTTTACGATAAACTCTACGGTAAATATACTGGCATAAATCCAATATTCAACCCCGCATTTTCAACGTTTGAACCCACAATTTTGAAAAATAACATTGAAAACATAAATACAATTCCGGGATACGTTGAATTAAACTTTGACTGCAGAATTATTCCAAAATACGATCCAAAAGAAATCCTAAACGATATTGAAAATTATATTGAAGTTTTTAAAAATGAAATTGAAAAACATATTCTCCATTTTGATATTTCTGAAAAAGAAAATATTTCGATAACTTACGAGATTTTAAAACTTGAAAAAGCAGAAGAAACAAAAAAAGATTCAGAAGTTGTTAAAAAACTAGGTTCTGCAATTAAAAACGTGTTAAATAAAGAACCCATATTATGTGGAATGGGTGGTGGAACCGTTGCCGCATTTTTAAGAGAAAAAGAATACAACACTGCAGTTTGGGGGATTGGAGACGAAACTGCACACCAGCCAAATGAACACGTGAAAATAGAAAATTTAATAAAAATGGCAGAAGTGTATCTTGATATATTAAAATAA
- a CDS encoding 50S ribosomal protein L22 → MAKLKYKVEADPKNTARAMGRTLRISRKHAIELCRELSGMKLDAAVAYLNRVIALETPVPFKVHNKDLPHRKGKIGTHSGRFPQKASLEILNVLDNAKKNAEQKGLNTEKLRIKHISSNRGFTIKRYMPRAFGRASPKNQETIHIQVILEEFY, encoded by the coding sequence ATGGCTAAACTAAAATACAAAGTTGAAGCTGACCCAAAGAACACTGCAAGAGCTATGGGCAGAACTTTAAGAATATCAAGAAAACATGCTATTGAACTTTGCAGAGAATTAAGTGGAATGAAATTAGATGCTGCTGTTGCATACTTAAACAGAGTAATCGCATTAGAAACTCCTGTTCCATTCAAAGTTCACAACAAAGACTTACCACACAGAAAAGGAAAAATTGGAACACACTCAGGTAGATTCCCACAGAAAGCTTCGTTAGAAATCTTAAACGTTTTAGATAACGCTAAGAAAAACGCTGAGCAAAAAGGATTAAACACAGAAAAATTAAGAATTAAACACATATCATCAAACAGAGGCTTCACAATTAAAAGATATATGCCAAGAGCATTTGGTAGAGCAAGCCCTAAAAACCAAGAAACAATACATATCCAAGTAATCCTTGAAGAATTCTACTAA
- a CDS encoding 30S ribosomal protein S5, which translates to MAEKRAEKRKFNTEAWEPKTQIGRMVKEGTISDISYIMDKGLPLLEPEIVDALLPDLEEQVLDVKLVQRMHKSGRRARYRATVVVGNKNGYVGVGMGKSKEVGPAIRKAIAHAKLSLIKVRVGCGSWECGCGSPHSIPFTAKGACGSVKVELLPAPRGVGLVAGNVAKAVLGLAGVKDAWTKTFGDTRTTYNFAEATFDALNNLNFVRCLPNQKEKLGLTEGRVL; encoded by the coding sequence ATGGCTGAAAAAAGAGCTGAAAAAAGAAAATTCAATACCGAAGCTTGGGAGCCAAAAACCCAAATTGGTAGAATGGTTAAGGAAGGAACAATTTCAGACATTAGCTACATTATGGATAAAGGTCTTCCATTATTAGAACCTGAAATTGTTGATGCACTTTTACCTGATTTGGAAGAGCAAGTTTTGGACGTTAAATTAGTTCAAAGAATGCACAAATCTGGAAGAAGAGCAAGATACAGAGCAACTGTTGTTGTTGGTAACAAAAACGGTTACGTTGGAGTAGGCATGGGTAAATCAAAAGAAGTTGGCCCTGCTATCAGAAAAGCAATTGCTCACGCAAAATTATCATTAATCAAAGTTAGAGTTGGCTGCGGTTCATGGGAATGCGGTTGCGGATCACCTCACTCAATCCCTTTCACAGCTAAAGGAGCTTGTGGTAGCGTTAAAGTAGAATTACTCCCTGCACCAAGAGGTGTTGGTTTAGTTGCTGGTAACGTTGCAAAAGCTGTTTTAGGTCTTGCAGGTGTAAAAGATGCATGGACTAAAACATTTGGTGACACAAGAACCACATACAACTTTGCTGAAGCTACATTCGATGCATTAAACAACTTAAACTTCGTAAGATGCTTGCCTAACCAAAAGGAAAAATTAGGTCTTACAGAAGGAAGAGTACTCTAA
- a CDS encoding 30S ribosomal protein S4e yields MAIKGPRKHLKRLAAPANWQLPRKVKTFTVRPSPGPHSMDKSLPLLLVVRDVLKYADNAREAKKIIQTGKILIDGLKRKEYKHPAGLMDVLSIPEMDETYLVLFDESGRISLKKTDKTDVKLCKIVNKTVVKGGNIQLNLHDGRNQIVKVSDAAKAEEDVYKTGDSVLISIPEQSIAGHVAFGEGKLAYITGGKHVGEFAKIVEVENRALYSDIVTLENKDGEKFKTVKPYVFIVGQDEPVISM; encoded by the coding sequence ATGGCAATTAAAGGACCTAGAAAACATCTTAAAAGATTGGCTGCTCCAGCAAATTGGCAACTTCCTAGAAAAGTGAAAACATTTACGGTAAGACCATCACCTGGACCACATTCAATGGATAAATCCTTGCCATTATTGTTAGTTGTAAGAGATGTATTAAAATATGCTGACAATGCAAGAGAAGCTAAAAAAATTATCCAAACAGGAAAAATTTTAATCGATGGATTAAAAAGAAAAGAGTACAAACACCCTGCTGGATTAATGGATGTTTTATCAATCCCTGAAATGGATGAAACTTACCTTGTATTATTTGACGAAAGCGGAAGAATCAGCTTGAAAAAAACTGATAAAACCGATGTAAAATTGTGCAAAATCGTAAACAAAACTGTCGTTAAAGGCGGAAACATTCAATTAAACCTTCACGATGGTAGAAACCAGATTGTAAAAGTTTCAGATGCTGCAAAAGCTGAAGAAGATGTTTACAAAACTGGAGACAGTGTTTTAATTTCAATTCCAGAACAGTCAATTGCTGGACATGTTGCATTTGGCGAAGGAAAATTAGCATACATCACTGGCGGTAAACACGTTGGAGAATTTGCTAAAATCGTTGAAGTTGAAAACAGAGCATTGTACTCAGATATTGTAACTTTAGAAAACAAAGATGGCGAGAAATTTAAAACCGTTAAGCCTTACGTATTCATCGTAGGTCAAGACGAGCCAGTAATTTCGATGTAA
- a CDS encoding 50S ribosomal protein L14, whose product MKGLGSNIVRSLPNGARLVCADNTGAKELEVIAVKNYVGTVRRLPAGGVGHMVFVSVKKGTPEMRKQVLPAIIIRQKKEYRRADGTRVKFEDNAAVIVTPEGTPKGSEIKGPVSKEAAERWPGVSRLAKIIH is encoded by the coding sequence ATGAAAGGACTAGGTTCAAACATCGTAAGATCATTACCTAACGGAGCTAGACTCGTCTGTGCAGATAACACAGGTGCAAAAGAGCTCGAAGTAATTGCAGTTAAAAACTACGTAGGTACTGTAAGAAGGTTACCTGCAGGTGGTGTAGGCCATATGGTTTTCGTTTCAGTGAAAAAAGGTACTCCTGAAATGAGAAAACAGGTTTTACCTGCAATTATCATCAGACAGAAAAAAGAATACAGAAGAGCTGACGGTACAAGAGTAAAATTCGAAGATAACGCAGCTGTTATTGTTACCCCAGAAGGAACACCAAAAGGTTCAGAAATTAAAGGTCCAGTTTCAAAAGAAGCTGCTGAAAGATGGCCTGGTGTTTCAAGATTAGCTAAAATTATTCACTAA
- the yciH gene encoding stress response translation initiation inhibitor YciH — MPEICPICGLPKDLCVCEEIAKEEQKIKVYVTKRRFGKLMTVVDGFDADLIDVKDLAKKLKDICACGGTVKKDSIELQGDHRRKAEETLIKMGFSKDMIDVR, encoded by the coding sequence ATGCCAGAGATTTGTCCTATATGTGGTTTACCAAAAGATTTGTGTGTCTGTGAAGAGATTGCAAAGGAAGAACAGAAAATTAAAGTTTACGTAACTAAAAGAAGGTTTGGTAAGCTGATGACAGTCGTCGACGGCTTTGATGCGGACTTGATTGATGTAAAAGATTTGGCTAAAAAGTTAAAAGATATATGTGCCTGCGGCGGAACTGTAAAGAAAGATTCTATCGAGTTACAGGGAGACCACAGGAGAAAAGCTGAAGAAACCCTAATCAAAATGGGATTCTCAAAAGACATGATAGATGTCAGATAA
- a CDS encoding 50S ribosomal protein L19e yields the protein MDVSTQRRIAAAVLDCGIDRVWIDPENLEKVKMAITKDDIRLLINDGIIVKKQEKGISSARKKEVQEQKRKGKRKGPGSRKGAKGARTPKKEKWMNTIRPLRKMLKELRENEKIERSAYRKLYRMAKGGAFRSRNHMKLYMKEHGILAE from the coding sequence ATGGATGTATCAACCCAGAGAAGAATTGCTGCAGCTGTTTTGGATTGCGGTATCGACAGGGTATGGATTGATCCGGAAAACCTGGAAAAAGTCAAAATGGCAATCACCAAAGATGACATTAGACTCTTGATTAACGATGGAATCATTGTTAAAAAACAGGAAAAAGGAATCAGCAGCGCTAGGAAAAAAGAAGTTCAAGAACAGAAGAGAAAAGGAAAGAGAAAAGGACCTGGTTCAAGAAAAGGGGCTAAAGGTGCTAGAACGCCTAAAAAAGAGAAATGGATGAACACAATTAGGCCGCTCAGAAAAATGCTGAAAGAATTAAGAGAAAATGAAAAAATCGAAAGATCAGCATACAGAAAACTCTACAGAATGGCTAAAGGTGGAGCATTCAGAAGTAGAAATCACATGAAATTATACATGAAAGAACATGGAATTTTAGCTGAATAA
- the rpmC gene encoding 50S ribosomal protein L29, giving the protein MAILKASEIRELSVEEMKGKIAELKRELMKEGVNKSTGGAPSNPGKISETKRTIARILTIMKEKEAQAENA; this is encoded by the coding sequence ATGGCGATCTTAAAAGCTAGCGAAATAAGGGAACTTTCAGTTGAAGAAATGAAAGGAAAAATCGCAGAATTGAAAAGAGAATTAATGAAAGAAGGCGTAAACAAGTCAACAGGCGGTGCACCTTCAAATCCAGGTAAGATCAGCGAAACCAAAAGAACAATCGCTAGAATCTTAACAATCATGAAAGAAAAAGAAGCTCAAGCAGAAAATGCTTAA
- a CDS encoding 30S ribosomal protein S17, translated as MSNIGIDVKAPENVCEDPNCPFHGTLSVRGQIFEGIVTSDKGHDTIVIKREVTGYISKYERYEKRTTSLVAHNPACIKAKVGDTVKVMECRPISKTKSFVVIEKTENLE; from the coding sequence ATGTCAAACATTGGAATCGATGTAAAAGCTCCTGAAAACGTTTGTGAAGATCCTAACTGTCCATTCCACGGAACTTTATCCGTAAGAGGACAAATATTCGAAGGAATCGTTACAAGTGACAAAGGACACGACACAATCGTAATCAAAAGAGAAGTTACTGGATACATATCCAAGTACGAAAGATACGAAAAAAGAACAACTTCATTGGTTGCACACAACCCTGCATGCATCAAAGCAAAAGTTGGCGACACTGTGAAAGTTATGGAATGCAGGCCTATCAGTAAAACAAAATCATTTGTTGTAATTGAAAAAACTGAAAACCTGGAATAA
- a CDS encoding 50S ribosomal protein L18: MAMNAKFRVPFRRRREGKTDFRQRLGLLLSGKPRLVARKSLNNVTAQLMAYDEKGDVVLVSAHSKELVKMGYKGHCGNLPAAYLTGLLLGAKAVKEDVKEAVLDKGLHRATKGAAIFAVLKGALDAGMDIPHGDKIIADEERLNGTHVKNYAESLKEDADAYKKQFSKYLEKGLNPEDLPEHVEELKEKILNL; this comes from the coding sequence ATGGCAATGAACGCCAAATTCAGAGTTCCTTTTAGAAGAAGAAGAGAAGGAAAAACAGATTTCAGACAAAGATTAGGATTATTATTGTCTGGTAAACCAAGATTAGTTGCGAGAAAATCCTTAAACAATGTGACCGCTCAGCTTATGGCATACGATGAAAAAGGAGACGTTGTCTTAGTTTCAGCACACTCCAAAGAACTCGTTAAAATGGGCTACAAAGGCCACTGCGGAAACTTACCTGCTGCATACTTAACAGGTTTATTGTTAGGTGCAAAAGCAGTTAAAGAAGATGTAAAAGAAGCAGTTTTGGACAAAGGTCTTCACAGAGCTACCAAAGGAGCTGCAATTTTCGCTGTTTTAAAAGGTGCACTTGATGCAGGTATGGATATACCTCACGGTGATAAAATCATCGCAGATGAAGAAAGATTAAACGGAACTCACGTTAAAAATTACGCTGAAAGCTTAAAAGAAGATGCAGATGCGTACAAAAAACAGTTCTCAAAATACTTAGAAAAAGGATTAAACCCAGAAGACTTGCCAGAACACGTTGAAGAACTGAAAGAAAAAATCCTTAACTTATAA
- a CDS encoding elongation factor 1-beta, whose amino-acid sequence MATVIAKVKVMPTSPEVEKESLKESLKELVEQNDAKCRGVTDEPLAFGLYTVYVMVEMEEKEGGMDPIEEAMNALENVESAEVVELSLV is encoded by the coding sequence ATGGCTACAGTTATCGCAAAAGTAAAAGTAATGCCTACAAGCCCAGAAGTAGAAAAAGAATCTTTAAAAGAATCTTTAAAAGAACTCGTTGAACAAAACGATGCAAAATGCAGAGGAGTAACTGACGAACCACTCGCATTTGGACTCTACACTGTGTATGTAATGGTTGAAATGGAAGAAAAAGAAGGCGGAATGGACCCTATCGAAGAAGCTATGAACGCTTTAGAAAATGTAGAAAGCGCTGAAGTAGTTGAACTTTCACTCGTTTAA